A region from the Deltaproteobacteria bacterium genome encodes:
- a CDS encoding AAA family ATPase, producing MAAPEAAADLDRRRATVVFVDLLGASTLASEAGIERAYAIVTGCMRVLDGIARRHGGVVDRYLSDALMAVFGFPIRKADAPALAVAAAVEMLDAAARYAGEVRSPVPLQLRIGINTGLMIAGDLRGAVVREFAVMGDAVNVAARFKDLGDPGHIHIGAATAAGARERFELLALPSLVLRGKQQEVEAFRVVPRARRGRARPGDELALVETPLVGRAEALAALRAAAEAARAGRGRFVLLQGAEGMGKSRLVAELAREARAAGARVLAGAARPSHADDPLRLALDLLADGIGVAVGDDAATIAASLRAAARGWPPLDRDALAAALAGTIPARDAAAALAAALEAVLASFAARGPLVVVAEDAHWADEASLDLLAALAVKLAATPALFLVAMRPDAARAARLHAALPGLVALDVGPLAAADAAALVDAVTGGRDLAPAVRARLETRAGGAPARLILGALLVGALETELAQEAATIERGSDAERRRVTVLFADITGFTRMSEQLPPAEAYRAVSGCLQILHEAAVEHGGSVDKYLGDCILAVFGAPIAVEDAPRAAVNAAIEMRRRVRAYNAAAALPSPLDIHVGINTGLSVAGDVSGPLLREFTLMGDAVSIASKLKDAAPAGQVWVGPETHRATQADFAYEAAPENSGIGPAWDLRSEQVQVYRKRLGRGATIFAELVGRDEELAALRRMVARLVCGEGGVAGIVGEAGLGKSRLFTELAVTDEGRAVRWAEGRAVALGRNLRFHPFVDLLRSLLGGDGQPGSETWDGLVGTAAPFLGAETDELMPPLAMIAGAALPPGDAERMAEVRPEIIDRLYVRAMRALIRGVARARPLVLFFEDLYWADRASIELLTELLPLASEVPVLFLYAARPGFPETTGRIAAAAVDVLPADRVLRMDLGPLDGAATMKLLGTLFRHGALPRTSRERIAERAGGNPLYVEELLRSLIEQGAVEVAGDGLRATAAIESMVVPATVQEVILARVDHLRPRPKQALQIAAVVGQRVAEPVLADLVSEPEEIPEILDALVEAQLLTSEVRGEVRTFVFKHRLIQDVTYESILETRRADLHSRVGRVIERRMPGAPGYHGMLAYHYSLGNDLERAEEELFLAGDDASRAGAPVEALELLQESSRLYLARHPGGGDPVKRVALHERLAGAYLHRGQMEESTRHFDEALALLGEENPSSRLGIVLALIKTLVPVGIDLYLRGGGARHRPPATPRDREIIQLMFDRARTQTTADPARFLLQGIATIGRMRRIDPVTVPNAAMVYAGMVGIFAYGGLSFDVARRFLDVADRYADPANPNELFLVRMMRFTYAFCCGDWDDRHEIPLAVVDDAVRRGQLWDVAHHVGLEAIKHTAQGRWHETDAQIDWMAALAQSYAYDLAAVYVHACPAYLYAERRQLDAALAASEAYLQGYDEVLLNLHALGTKAKVQVLLGDLSGARATIADADEPLSKGPIPPWHFGQIARSRLMLRVSEAEQAGSRAAPLRASRKARRDALWAAARFASFRPEIWSATAQLHWLGGAQRKALQWFGRALDEAERLGMRPEAARVRREIGRRLHESGAGAIFRGRDARAWWSHARRELEALDLRWDLARLSLLEGGGAGRGARLRVAG from the coding sequence ATGGCAGCCCCTGAAGCCGCCGCCGACCTCGACCGGCGCCGCGCGACGGTGGTCTTCGTCGACCTCCTCGGCGCGTCGACCCTCGCCAGCGAGGCCGGCATCGAGCGCGCCTACGCGATCGTCACGGGCTGCATGCGCGTGCTCGACGGCATCGCGCGCCGGCACGGGGGTGTCGTCGATCGCTACCTGAGCGACGCCCTCATGGCGGTGTTCGGCTTTCCCATCCGGAAGGCCGATGCCCCGGCCTTGGCGGTCGCCGCGGCCGTGGAGATGCTCGATGCCGCGGCCCGCTACGCGGGCGAGGTGCGAAGCCCGGTTCCGCTCCAGCTCCGCATCGGCATCAACACCGGCCTCATGATCGCCGGCGATCTGCGCGGCGCGGTGGTCCGCGAGTTCGCCGTCATGGGCGACGCGGTGAACGTGGCGGCGCGCTTCAAGGATCTCGGCGATCCCGGCCACATCCACATCGGCGCCGCGACCGCCGCCGGGGCGCGCGAGCGGTTCGAGCTGCTCGCGCTGCCATCGCTCGTGCTGCGGGGGAAGCAGCAGGAGGTCGAGGCCTTCCGGGTCGTCCCGCGCGCGCGGCGCGGCCGGGCCCGGCCGGGCGACGAGCTGGCTCTGGTCGAAACGCCGCTCGTCGGCCGGGCGGAGGCTCTCGCCGCGCTCCGCGCCGCGGCCGAGGCGGCGCGCGCGGGCCGGGGGCGGTTCGTGCTGCTCCAGGGCGCCGAGGGCATGGGCAAGTCGCGGCTCGTCGCCGAGCTGGCGCGCGAGGCGCGCGCAGCCGGGGCGCGCGTGCTCGCGGGCGCCGCGCGGCCGAGCCACGCCGACGATCCGCTGCGTCTCGCCCTCGATCTCCTCGCGGACGGGATCGGCGTCGCCGTCGGCGACGATGCGGCGACGATCGCCGCGAGCCTGCGGGCCGCGGCTCGGGGATGGCCGCCGCTCGACCGCGACGCGCTCGCGGCGGCGCTCGCCGGGACGATCCCGGCGCGGGACGCGGCGGCGGCGCTCGCCGCCGCGCTCGAAGCCGTGCTGGCGTCGTTCGCGGCGCGCGGGCCGCTCGTAGTCGTGGCCGAGGACGCGCACTGGGCGGACGAGGCGTCGCTCGACCTCCTGGCGGCGCTCGCAGTGAAGCTCGCGGCGACGCCGGCGCTCTTCCTCGTCGCCATGCGCCCCGACGCGGCGCGGGCGGCGCGGCTCCACGCCGCGCTGCCGGGGCTCGTCGCGCTCGACGTCGGGCCGCTCGCGGCGGCGGACGCGGCGGCGCTGGTCGACGCGGTCACCGGGGGACGCGACCTCGCGCCCGCCGTGCGCGCGCGGCTCGAGACGCGGGCCGGCGGCGCGCCCGCGCGGCTGATCCTCGGCGCGCTCCTCGTCGGGGCGCTCGAGACCGAACTCGCGCAGGAGGCCGCGACCATCGAGCGCGGCAGCGACGCCGAGCGCCGCCGGGTGACCGTGCTCTTCGCGGACATCACCGGCTTCACGCGCATGTCGGAGCAGCTGCCGCCGGCCGAGGCGTATCGCGCGGTGAGCGGCTGCCTCCAGATCCTGCACGAGGCCGCGGTCGAGCACGGCGGCTCGGTCGACAAGTACCTCGGTGACTGCATCCTGGCGGTATTCGGCGCGCCGATCGCGGTCGAGGACGCGCCGCGCGCCGCCGTCAACGCCGCGATCGAGATGCGCCGGCGCGTCCGTGCGTACAACGCCGCCGCCGCGCTGCCGTCGCCGCTCGACATCCACGTCGGCATCAACACGGGCTTGAGCGTCGCGGGCGACGTGAGCGGACCTTTGCTGCGCGAGTTCACGCTCATGGGCGACGCGGTGAGCATCGCCTCGAAGCTCAAGGACGCGGCGCCGGCCGGGCAGGTGTGGGTCGGCCCCGAGACCCACCGCGCCACGCAGGCCGACTTCGCCTACGAGGCTGCGCCTGAGAACTCCGGGATCGGCCCCGCCTGGGACCTCCGCTCCGAGCAGGTGCAGGTCTACCGCAAGCGTCTCGGGCGCGGCGCGACGATCTTCGCCGAGCTCGTCGGGCGCGACGAGGAGCTCGCGGCCTTGCGCCGCATGGTCGCCCGCCTCGTGTGTGGCGAGGGCGGCGTCGCGGGCATCGTCGGCGAGGCCGGGCTCGGGAAGTCGCGGCTCTTCACCGAGCTCGCCGTGACCGATGAGGGGCGCGCCGTGCGCTGGGCGGAAGGGCGCGCGGTCGCCCTCGGCCGCAACCTGCGCTTCCACCCCTTCGTCGACCTCCTGCGCTCGCTGCTCGGCGGCGATGGGCAACCGGGGTCCGAGACGTGGGACGGCCTCGTCGGGACGGCCGCGCCGTTTCTCGGCGCCGAGACCGACGAGCTGATGCCGCCGCTCGCGATGATCGCCGGCGCGGCGCTCCCGCCGGGGGACGCGGAGCGCATGGCGGAGGTCCGTCCGGAGATCATCGACCGCCTGTACGTGCGCGCGATGCGCGCGCTCATCCGAGGCGTCGCGCGCGCTCGGCCGCTCGTGCTGTTCTTCGAGGATCTCTACTGGGCGGACCGCGCCTCGATCGAGCTCCTGACGGAGCTCCTGCCGCTGGCGTCCGAGGTGCCCGTGCTCTTCCTTTACGCGGCCCGTCCCGGGTTCCCGGAGACGACGGGGCGCATCGCGGCGGCCGCGGTCGACGTGCTGCCGGCCGACCGGGTGCTGCGGATGGATCTAGGGCCCCTCGACGGCGCGGCGACGATGAAGCTGCTCGGCACGCTCTTCCGCCACGGCGCGCTGCCCCGTACCTCGCGCGAGCGCATCGCCGAGCGCGCCGGCGGGAATCCGCTCTACGTCGAGGAGCTCCTGCGATCCTTGATCGAGCAGGGCGCGGTCGAGGTCGCGGGCGACGGCCTCCGGGCGACGGCCGCGATCGAGTCCATGGTCGTGCCGGCGACGGTGCAGGAGGTGATCCTCGCCCGCGTCGACCATCTGCGGCCGCGGCCGAAGCAGGCGCTGCAGATCGCGGCGGTCGTCGGGCAGCGGGTCGCCGAGCCGGTGCTCGCCGACCTCGTCAGCGAGCCCGAGGAGATCCCGGAGATCCTCGACGCGCTCGTCGAAGCGCAACTCCTCACGAGCGAGGTCCGCGGCGAGGTCCGGACTTTCGTCTTCAAGCACCGCCTCATCCAGGACGTCACCTACGAGTCGATCCTCGAGACCCGGCGCGCCGATCTGCACAGCCGGGTCGGGCGTGTGATCGAGCGCCGCATGCCGGGCGCGCCCGGATACCACGGCATGCTCGCGTACCACTACTCGCTCGGGAACGACCTCGAGCGCGCCGAGGAGGAGCTCTTCCTTGCCGGCGACGACGCCTCCCGCGCCGGCGCGCCCGTCGAGGCGCTCGAGCTGCTCCAGGAATCGTCGCGGCTCTACCTCGCGCGGCATCCGGGCGGCGGCGACCCCGTGAAGCGAGTCGCGCTCCACGAGCGCCTGGCCGGCGCGTATCTGCACCGCGGCCAGATGGAGGAGTCGACGCGCCACTTCGACGAGGCGTTGGCGCTCCTCGGCGAGGAGAACCCGAGCTCGCGGCTCGGCATCGTGCTGGCGCTGATCAAGACGCTCGTGCCGGTCGGGATCGACCTGTATCTCCGCGGCGGCGGCGCGCGTCACCGGCCGCCCGCGACGCCACGCGACCGCGAGATCATTCAGCTGATGTTCGACCGCGCGCGGACGCAGACGACGGCCGACCCGGCGCGGTTTCTCCTGCAGGGCATCGCGACCATCGGCCGGATGCGGCGTATCGATCCGGTGACCGTCCCGAACGCGGCCATGGTGTACGCCGGAATGGTCGGCATCTTCGCCTACGGCGGCCTCTCGTTCGACGTCGCGCGGCGCTTCCTCGACGTCGCGGATCGCTACGCCGATCCCGCGAACCCCAACGAGCTCTTCCTCGTACGGATGATGCGCTTCACCTACGCGTTCTGCTGCGGCGACTGGGACGACCGCCACGAGATCCCGCTGGCCGTCGTCGACGATGCGGTGCGCCGCGGCCAGCTCTGGGACGTCGCGCACCACGTCGGGCTCGAGGCCATCAAGCACACCGCGCAGGGCCGCTGGCACGAGACCGACGCGCAGATCGACTGGATGGCCGCGCTCGCGCAGTCCTACGCGTACGATCTCGCGGCCGTCTACGTCCACGCGTGTCCCGCGTATCTCTACGCCGAGCGCCGTCAGCTCGACGCGGCGCTCGCGGCGAGCGAGGCGTATCTCCAGGGGTACGACGAGGTGCTGCTGAACCTGCACGCGCTCGGCACCAAGGCCAAGGTGCAGGTGCTCCTCGGCGACCTCTCCGGCGCGCGCGCGACGATCGCCGATGCCGACGAGCCGCTCTCGAAGGGGCCGATCCCCCCGTGGCACTTCGGCCAGATCGCCCGCTCGCGGCTCATGCTGCGCGTGAGCGAGGCCGAGCAGGCGGGGAGCCGCGCGGCGCCGCTCCGCGCTTCGCGAAAGGCCAGGCGCGACGCGCTCTGGGCGGCGGCGCGCTTCGCCTCGTTCCGTCCCGAGATCTGGTCGGCGACCGCGCAGCTCCATTGGCTCGGCGGCGCGCAGCGGAAGGCGCTTCAGTGGTTCGGCCGGGCGCTCGACGAGGCCGAGCGCCTCGGGATGCGCCCCGAGGCGGCACGTGTCCGCCGCGAGATCGGGCGGCGGCTCCACGAGTCCGGTGCCGGCGCGATCTTCCGCGGCCGCGACGCGCGCGCCTGGTGGAGCCATGCGCGGCGCGAGCTCGAGGCGCTCGACCTGCGCTGGGATCTCGCGCGGCTGAGCCTGCTCGAGGGCGGCGGCGCCGGGCGCGGCGCGCGGCTCCGCGTTGCCGGGTGA